A portion of the Natronococcus sp. AD-5 genome contains these proteins:
- the ppc gene encoding phosphoenolpyruvate carboxylase — protein MTLHNRTVRQDVRELGALLGDVLEGQTSRRAFETVESSRTAAIDYRSGDLESREPLATELGNLSPHEQRIVARAFTTYFELINLAEERERVRSIRSGSQEGTLEDSLETAAAELAEADVETVQEVLDDVLIEPTFTAHPTEARRKTVKSKLRAIATHLETLDERLLTDKEREQVWRDVDAEVTSLWQTPQVRKRQPEVEDEARNVQWYLENTLFDVVGEVYDELADAIDEEVGRSLEIPKLFEFRSWAGSDRDGNPYVTPEVTANTLERQREVVLEQYRTQLKRLSGVLSQDGSRIDVGPEFEGALEEDRERLPGSARTAKDRYPGEPYRQKLKLMRERLERVGDVRPGGYDDVDELLDDLEIIAKSLRNNGGESVVDAHVDPIRRQVATFGFSLASMDLRDHQQKHTDAIAAALEREGIDYHGLSEDERTELLTDAILQDEPVIDLEDTEGLSEDSTRVLTLFDSLGDWQTEYGIHAIDTYCISMTEEPSHVLEVLFLADQADVVSLPEHCGLDIVPLLETEYALSGARRIMGTLFENEAYVQALEARGRTQEIMLGYSDSNKENGFLAANWSLYKNQRRLGEICDDHDVTMRLFHGRGGSISRGGGPMNEALLALPNSTVTGQVKFTEQGEAIAEKYGNPRIAERNIEQMLNAQLRARLYAKEQPEEAVDDEWIEAMETMADAARQEYRDLLESEGFVRYFEQATPITVIENLDLGSRPASRSGERTVEDLRAIPWVFSWTQSRCILPGWYAVATGIDAYLEDGGSEETLQEMYEEWSFFRTTLDNAALSLSRTELEIAENYAQMADDDLRERFFPRVSDEYERAADLIKTIGQRDELHTRDWLGENLERRNPYVDPLNLLQVYLLNRTHRTDIEERTLRLTVKGIAAGMKNTG, from the coding sequence ATGACACTTCATAACAGGACCGTCCGTCAAGACGTCCGAGAGCTCGGAGCACTCCTCGGCGACGTGCTCGAGGGCCAGACCTCTCGGCGGGCGTTCGAGACGGTCGAATCCAGTCGTACCGCGGCGATCGACTACCGCTCCGGCGACCTCGAGTCTCGCGAACCGCTCGCGACGGAACTCGGGAACCTCTCCCCGCACGAACAGCGAATCGTCGCCCGGGCGTTCACGACGTACTTCGAACTGATCAACCTCGCCGAAGAGCGCGAACGGGTACGTTCGATCCGCTCCGGATCCCAGGAGGGGACCCTCGAGGACAGCCTCGAGACGGCCGCGGCCGAGCTGGCCGAGGCCGACGTCGAAACCGTTCAGGAAGTCCTCGACGACGTCCTGATCGAGCCGACGTTCACCGCCCACCCGACGGAGGCGCGGCGAAAGACCGTCAAGTCGAAGCTCCGCGCGATCGCGACGCACCTCGAGACGCTCGACGAGCGGCTGCTGACCGACAAGGAGCGCGAGCAGGTCTGGCGGGACGTCGACGCCGAGGTCACGAGCCTCTGGCAGACCCCGCAGGTGCGAAAGCGCCAGCCGGAGGTCGAAGACGAGGCGCGGAACGTGCAGTGGTACCTCGAGAACACGCTGTTCGACGTCGTCGGCGAGGTCTACGACGAACTCGCGGACGCGATCGACGAGGAAGTCGGACGGAGCCTCGAGATCCCCAAACTCTTCGAGTTCCGCTCGTGGGCCGGCAGCGACCGGGACGGGAACCCGTACGTGACGCCTGAAGTGACCGCGAACACGCTCGAGCGCCAGCGCGAGGTCGTCTTAGAGCAGTACCGCACCCAGCTCAAGCGGCTCTCGGGCGTCCTGAGCCAGGACGGGAGCCGGATCGACGTCGGGCCGGAGTTCGAGGGCGCCCTCGAGGAAGACCGAGAACGGCTGCCCGGCAGCGCCCGCACCGCGAAAGACCGGTATCCGGGCGAGCCCTACCGACAGAAGCTCAAGCTCATGCGCGAGCGCTTAGAGCGCGTCGGCGACGTCCGCCCCGGCGGCTACGACGACGTGGACGAACTGCTCGACGACCTCGAGATCATCGCGAAGAGCCTCCGGAACAACGGCGGCGAGAGCGTCGTCGACGCGCACGTCGACCCGATCCGCCGGCAGGTCGCCACGTTCGGCTTCTCGCTCGCGAGCATGGACCTGCGGGACCACCAGCAGAAACACACCGACGCCATCGCGGCGGCCCTCGAGCGAGAGGGGATCGACTACCACGGCCTGAGCGAGGACGAGCGGACCGAACTCCTGACCGACGCCATCCTCCAGGACGAACCGGTGATCGACCTCGAGGACACCGAGGGGCTCTCGGAGGATTCGACCCGCGTCCTGACCCTGTTCGACAGTCTCGGCGACTGGCAGACCGAGTACGGCATCCACGCGATCGACACCTACTGTATCTCGATGACCGAGGAGCCGAGTCACGTCCTCGAAGTGCTCTTCCTCGCCGACCAGGCCGACGTCGTCTCATTGCCGGAGCACTGCGGGCTCGACATCGTCCCGCTGCTCGAGACCGAGTACGCCCTCTCGGGCGCCCGCCGCATCATGGGGACGCTCTTCGAGAACGAGGCCTACGTGCAGGCGCTCGAGGCGCGCGGCCGGACCCAGGAGATCATGCTGGGGTACTCCGACTCGAACAAGGAGAACGGCTTCCTCGCGGCCAACTGGTCGCTGTACAAGAACCAGCGCCGGCTCGGCGAGATCTGCGACGACCACGACGTGACGATGCGGCTGTTCCACGGCCGCGGCGGCTCGATCTCCCGCGGCGGCGGTCCGATGAACGAGGCGCTGCTCGCCCTCCCCAACAGTACCGTCACGGGTCAGGTCAAGTTCACCGAACAGGGCGAGGCGATCGCCGAAAAGTACGGCAATCCCCGCATCGCCGAGCGGAACATCGAGCAGATGCTGAACGCCCAGCTCCGGGCGCGCCTCTACGCGAAGGAACAGCCCGAGGAAGCGGTCGACGACGAGTGGATCGAAGCCATGGAGACGATGGCCGACGCCGCTCGCCAGGAGTACCGCGACCTCTTGGAGAGCGAGGGCTTCGTTCGGTACTTCGAGCAGGCGACGCCGATCACGGTCATCGAGAACCTCGACCTCGGCTCCCGACCCGCCTCGCGATCGGGCGAGCGAACCGTCGAGGACCTGCGGGCGATCCCGTGGGTCTTCTCCTGGACCCAGTCCCGGTGCATCCTTCCGGGATGGTACGCCGTCGCGACCGGGATCGACGCCTACCTCGAGGACGGCGGCTCGGAGGAGACCCTCCAGGAGATGTACGAGGAGTGGTCGTTCTTCCGGACGACGCTCGACAACGCCGCCCTCTCGCTGTCGCGAACGGAACTCGAGATCGCCGAGAACTACGCTCAGATGGCGGACGACGACCTTCGCGAGCGCTTCTTCCCGCGGGTGAGCGACGAGTACGAGCGCGCCGCGGACCTGATCAAGACGATCGGACAGCGCGACGAACTCCACACTCGCGACTGGCTCGGCGAGAACCTGGAGCGGCGCAACCCGTACGTCGACCCGCTGAACCTGCTGCAGGTTTACCTGCTCAATCGCACCCACCGAACCGACATCGAGGAGCGAACGCTGCGGCTGACGGTGAAGGGTATCGCCGCCGGGATGAAGAACACCGGGTAA